The genomic interval GCATAGAGAGAGTCCCCACCCCAGCCTGCGCCGTCGTCGGCTTCGGCCATGAAGTAGACCCATTGGGACTGGGTCGTGAGCACCTGGACTTCCTGATTCAGGCCGATGCCCCACCACCCTTGTGTCACATGCCCGCCCGAGGAACCCCCACAGGCGGCCGCGTCGGGGAAACCAATACAAATCCAGACGAACGAGCCATAGCTGTTGCGGAAACGCAAGTTCCGGTTGGCCAACAGGGGCGCTCCATCGAGCGCGGCAACAGGTGGCTGGGCCGTCACTCCGGGCCATGCGGGATGGGCACTCTGGATGATGCCTGGAGAAACGTTCACGCTGTTGTACGGATGGAGCTCGCCCAACGGGCGTGTTCGATAGGTGCCTCCGAGCAGGGGCCGAACGCCGAAGGGGCCGGTGGGGGCTGCAATGTCGCTCCCCTCGGCGGCCCAGGCGTTGGATGGTCGCGCGGAAAGGATACCGCCGGCCCCCATGCCCAGCAGTGCGCTCGCACGAAGAAAGCCCCGCCTGTTCATTGAATGCCTGCCTGATTGACGCATACAAGTCCTCTCAGGCTCGAAGCGGCTTTGTCGGGAACTCTCGCCGCCTCGAGCCGGGAATGACTTCACGTAAATCAGCATGCCCATGCATGCCGCCCGACAGCTGTCATGCAATTGATTTGCATCTTAAGCAGGATGACAGGCGCGAGCGGTGCCCGCTCGAACAGCATCTGTCGGGAAGCTGACAGGCCCCTGATGCCAGCCAGGCCTTGGTGCTCACCGCGGACTCGCGGCGTCCAGGGCCTGGTGGCGGATTCAGTCGTCGCACGCGGTCATAACGTCCGGCTCCTGACTCGCCTGCGCCGAAGGTGCTGCTCAGCGCGCCTGGGTGATGCGGTTGTTGCTTCCAGTGTTGTTGACGCGCGGCTTCTTGCCCTTCTCGGGTCCATGCTTCCAGGTGACGATGTTGCCGCTACCGGTGGTCTCGATGCGGCGCACCGTGGTGGCCGTGACCTTGTTGTCGCTCCCCGTCACCTCGATGGACTCGCAAGCCCCCGTGACGGAGACCTTGTTCCCGGAGCCGACGATCTCCACCTTGCCCCCGTCCTCGCAGTCGTGCGTCACGGTGCCGTTGGAGTCGACCAGCTCGAGCGAGCCGCCGCGCCTCGACGACGTGCCCGCCTCGTCGTCCTCATCGTGTGCCCGGGCGCCATCGACCTGGACGTTGACGCCGCCCGCGCGCACCCGGGTGGACCCGCCGCGCGTCTCGACGGTGTTGCCCTGGGCCTTCACCTTGACGCTGCCGTCCGCGCCCACCTCCACCGACGCGGTGTCGTCGTCATCCTGCGCATGGGCCGTCATGGCCCCCAGGACACATGCGATGACGACGAAAGCCTTCGACCCGAACCGATTGCGCATTGCGGAGGACCCCTTGAGTGGATGGACGCGCAATGTACGCAACC from Myxococcus stipitatus carries:
- a CDS encoding twin-arginine translocation signal domain-containing protein → MGMLIYVKSFPARGGESSRQSRFEPERTCMRQSGRHSMNRRGFLRASALLGMGAGGILSARPSNAWAAEGSDIAAPTGPFGVRPLLGGTYRTRPLGELHPYNSVNVSPGIIQSAHPAWPGVTAQPPVAALDGAPLLANRNLRFRNSYGSFVWICIGFPDAAACGGSSGGHVTQGWWGIGLNQEVQVLTTQSQWVYFMAEADDGAGWGGDSLYACIPKDGSGFIHCTENCLFGDRRIGMRSQFINTDTFTINLVG
- a CDS encoding DUF3060 domain-containing protein, coding for MRNRFGSKAFVVIACVLGAMTAHAQDDDDTASVEVGADGSVKVKAQGNTVETRGGSTRVRAGGVNVQVDGARAHDEDDEAGTSSRRGGSLELVDSNGTVTHDCEDGGKVEIVGSGNKVSVTGACESIEVTGSDNKVTATTVRRIETTGSGNIVTWKHGPEKGKKPRVNNTGSNNRITQAR